A single window of Leopardus geoffroyi isolate Oge1 chromosome D4, O.geoffroyi_Oge1_pat1.0, whole genome shotgun sequence DNA harbors:
- the LOC123592935 gene encoding olfactory receptor 13C2-like: MEWENQTILVEFFLKGFSDYPRLELLFFALILIMYVVILLGNGTLILISIWDPHLHTPMYFFLGNLSFLDICYTTTSIPSILVSFLSERKTISFSGCAIQMFLGLAMGTTECVLLGMMAFDRYVAICNPLRYPVIMSKESYVPMAAGSWIIGVINSAVQTAFVVQLPFCGNNVINHLSCEILAIMKLACADISGNEFIMLVATTLFILTPLLLIIISYTLIIVSILKIRSSEGRSKVFSTCSAHLTVVIIFYGTILFMYMKPKSKDTLNSEDLDATDKLISLFYGIVTPMMNPLIYSLRNKDVKEAVKHLLRRSMFNK; this comes from the coding sequence atggaatgggaaaatcAAACCATTCTGGTGGAATTCTTTCTAAAGGGGTTTTCTGATTACCCAAGGCTTGAGCTACTCTTTTTTGCACTAATCTTAATAATGTATGTTGTCATCCTTCTGGGCAATGGCACCCTTATTTTAATCAGCATCTGGGACCCCCACCTTCACACCCCTATGTACTTCTTCCTGGGGAACCTCTCCTTCTTGGACATCTGCTACACCACTACCTCCATTCCCTCCATTCTGGTGAGCTTCCTCTCAGAAAGAAAGACCATATCCTTCTCTGGCTGTGCAATACAGATGTTCCTCGGCTTGGCCATGGGGACAACAGAGTGTGTGCTCCTGGGCATGATGGCCTTTGACCGGTATGTGGCTATCTGCAACCCTCTAAGATATCCTGTCATCATGAGTAAGGAATCCTATGTGCCCATGGCAGCTGGGTCCTGGATCATAGGAGTCATCAACTCTGCAGTACAAACCGCATTTGTAGTACAGTTGCCTTTCTGTGGGAATAATGTCATCAATCATCTCTCCTGTGAAATTCTGGCTATCATGAAACTggcctgtgctgacatctcaggcAACGAGTTCATCATGCTCGTGGCCACAACACTGTTTATATTGACACCACTGTTATTAATCATTATCTCTTACACATTAATCATTGTCAGCATCCTCAAAATTCGCTCTTCTGAGGGGAGAAGCAAAGTTTTCTCCACGTGCTCAGCCCATCTGACTGTGGTGATAATATTCTATGGAACCATTCTCTTCATGTACATGAAGCCCAAGTCTAAAGACACACTTAATTCAGAGGACTTGGATGCTACTGACAAACTTATATCCCTGTTCTATGGGATTGTAACACCTATGATGAATCCTTTAATATACAGTCTTAGGAACAAAGATGTTAAGGAGGCAGTAAAACACTTACTGAGAAGAAGTATGTTTAACAAGTAA
- the LOC123592947 gene encoding olfactory receptor 13F1, producing MYLITLLGNIILISITILDSHLHKPMYFFLSNLSFLDIWYTSSALTPMMTNFVSGKNTISFSGCATQMYFSLAMGSTECVLLSTMAYDRYVAICNPLRYPIIMNKRACVQIAAGSWMTGCLTALVETVSVLQLSLCGSSIINHFTCEILAVLKLVCVDTSRVQLIMLVISVLLLPMPMLRICVSYAFILSNILRISSVDGGSKAFSTCAAHLTVVVLFYGTALSMYLKPSTVDSQEIDKFMALVYAGLTPMLNPIIYSLRNKEVKAAVKKLLIRNPLCAF from the coding sequence ATGTACCTGATCACCCTGCTGGGTAATATCATTCTGATCTCCATCACCATCCTGGATTCCCACCTACACAaacccatgtacttcttcctcagcAACCTCTCCTTTTTAGACATCTGGTACACCTCTTCTGCTCTCACTCCAATGATGACAAACTTTGTTTCAGGGAAAAACACCATCTCATTCTCAGGATGTGCCACTCAGATGTACTTTTCTCTTGCCATGGGCTCCACTGAGTGTGTGCTCCTGTCCACGATGGCGTATGACCGGTATGTGGCCATCTGCAACCCTCTGAGATACCCCATCATCATGAACAAGAGGGCTTGTGTGCAGATTGCCGCTGGCTCCTGGATGACAGGCTGCCTCACCGCCCTGGTGGAAACAGTATCTGTGCTGCAGCTGTCTCTCTGTGGAAGTAGCATCATCAATCACTTCACTTGTGAAATTCTGGCTGTCTTGAAACTAGTTTGTGTGGATACTTCCAGGGTGCAGTTAATCATGCTGGTGATCAGCGTACTTCTTCTTCCTATGCCGATGCTCCGCATTTGTGTCTCTTACGCGTTCATTCTCTCCAACATCCTGAGAATCAGCTCAGTGGATGGTGGAAGCAAAGCCTTTTCAACATGCGCAGCCCACCTGACTGTGGTGGTTTTGTTCTATGGGACAGCTCTCTCCATGTACCTGAAGCCCTCCACTGTAGATTCACAGGAAATAGACAAATTTATGGCTTTGGTATATGCTGGATTAACCCCCATGTTGAATCCTATCATTTATAGTTTACGGAACAAAGAGGTAAAAGCAGCTGTGAAAAAATTGCTGATTAGGAACCCTCTGTGTGCTTTTTAA
- the LOC123592943 gene encoding olfactory receptor 13C3-like, which produces MDRMNWTEIEFILQGLSEYPKVEKLLFVMCLMMYLVILLGNSPLIIVTLLDSHLQTPMYFFLGNLSFLDICYTSSFIPSMLIHFLSKKKTISFLRCVVQMSVSYTMGSTECVLLAVMAYDRYVAICNPLRYPIIMSKALCIQMAALSWGLGFLNSLTETILAIRLPFCGKNVINHFVCEILAFVKLACADISLNEIAIMLGNVIFLFSPLLLICISYIFILSTVLRINSAEGRKKAFSTCSAHLTVVTVFYGTILFMYMKPKSKDSAVDKLIALFYGVVTPMLNPIIYSLRNTEVLGAMRKLMNRHWFWRKG; this is translated from the coding sequence atggacaGGATGAACTGGACAGAGATTGAGTTCATTCTGCAGGGACTTTCTGAGTACCCCAAAGTGGAAAAACTCCTTTTCGTCATGTGCTTGATGATGTACCTGGTGATCCTGCTGGGGAACAGCCCTTTGATCATAGTAACTCTCCTGGACTCCCACCTCCAAacgcccatgtacttcttccttggTAATCTTTCCTTCCTAGATATTTGTTACACATCTTCCTTTATCCCCTCAATGTTGATTCACTTcctatcaaagaaaaaaaccatctcCTTCCTTAGATGTGTTGTTCAGATGTCTGTCTCCTACACTATGGGGTCCACCGAGTGCGTGCTTCTAGCAGTGATGGCATATGACCGTTACGTGGCCATCTGTAACCCTCTGAGATACCCCATCATCATGAGCAAGGCACTTTGTATTCAGATGGCAGCCCTCTCCTGGGGACTGGGCTTTCTCAATTCACTGACAGAAACTATACTTGCAATACGGTTGCCCTTCTGTGGAAAAAATGTCATTAACCACTTTGTTTGTGAAATATTGGCCTTTGTCAAACTGGCTTGCGCAGATATTTCCTTGAATGAGATTGCTATAATGTTGGGcaatgtaatatttttgttttctccattattGTTAATTTGTATCTCCTACATTTTCATCCTTTCTACTGTACTAAGAATCAattcagcagaaggaagaaaaaaggcctTTTCTACCTGTTCAGCCCACTTAACAGTAGTGACTGTGTTTTATGGGACAATCCTCTTCATGTATATGAAGCCAAAGTCCAAAGACTCTGCTGTTGACAAACTGATTGCTCTGTTCTATGGAGTAGTCACTCCCATGCTCAATCCTATCATCTATAGCCTGAGGAATACAGAGGTGCTTGGAGCTATGAGAAAATTGATGAATAGACACTGGTTCtggagaaaaggatga